Proteins from a single region of Syngnathus typhle isolate RoL2023-S1 ecotype Sweden linkage group LG10, RoL_Styp_1.0, whole genome shotgun sequence:
- the leng1 gene encoding leukocyte receptor cluster member 1, with the protein MNILPKKSWHVRNKDNIAKVRRDEAQAAAEEQEAKRRVERAEQEARTELLRKKARAGLQLEAGGSQEVKLEEQNGALEHLNLFPLEESAVKKDNEEYIKEKKEEQEKQERAIGLLVSLGPQPGTEVTPWYMKSGQEKEEEKKEKEKQSEKRNDKGKELTEEERQKKDRRLKDSLDPLKEMKKAMGETVAKTHKSKKKDRGEKRSSGQSSIERLRAERLQREVDERRRAQELLAQRNGKNKEAGREVNERDRPYNSAYFPELARKRQRRDRDSWRDEILKL; encoded by the exons ATGAACATTCTCCCCAAGAAGAGCTGGCACGTTCGCAACAAGGACAACATCGCCAAGGTGAGGAGAGATGAAGCTCAGGCAGCCGCGGAGGAGCAAGAGGCCAAGCGGAGAGTGGAGCGAGCCGAGCAAGAG GCACGCACTGAGTTGCTGCGAAAGAAAGCCCGAGCCGGTCTCCAGTTGGAAGCAGGAGGAAGCCAGGAGGTGAAATTGGAAGAACAGAATGGAGCCTTGGAGCACCTCAACCTCTTCCCCCTCGAGGAATCTGCGGTGAAGAAGGACAATGAGGAGtatatcaaagaaaaaaaagaggagcag GAGAAGCAGGAGCGCGCCATCGGCTTACTGGTGTCTCTCGGTCCCCAGCCGGGCACCGAGGTCACTCCGTGGTACATGAAAAGTGGCCaggagaaggaagaggagaagaaagaaaaggagaagCAGAGCGAGAAGAGGAATGACAAGGGGAAGGAGTTAACCGAAGAGGAGCGGCAGAAGAAGGATCGACGGCTGAAGGACAGTTTGGACCCGTTGAAGGAGATGAAGAAAGCGATGGGCGAGACAGTTGCCAAGACGCACAAGAGCAAGAAAAAAGACAGAGGGGAGAAGAGGAGCAGCGGGCAAAG CTCAATAGAGCGACTCAGAGCGGAGCGTTTGCAGCGCGAGGTGGACGAGCGGCGGCGAGCCCAAGAGCTGCTCGCTCAGCGCAACGGGAAGAACAAGGAAGCGGGCAGGGAGGTCAACGAGCGGGATCGGCCCTACAACAGCGCCTACTTTCCAGAGCTGGCACGCAAGCGGCAACGGCGCGACAGAGACAGCTGGAGGGACGAGATCCTCAAGTTATGA